The Xenopus laevis strain J_2021 chromosome 5L, Xenopus_laevis_v10.1, whole genome shotgun sequence genome has a segment encoding these proteins:
- the lrrc15.L gene encoding leucine-rich repeat-containing protein 15: MKWNLFIHLIVSSFAINLVHGQCPSDCICPRPGQVDCSGPDILVIPDNIPQNIRTLQIVNTEVTELPNGILQNMTALLILRIEKNELSTVGSTAFHNLISLRYLSLANNRLQELHGNLFKDLAKLETLILSNNQINQIHPSLFTALSNVKDLQLLGNNLESIPVGVFDQMSGLLKLNLAKNNIRYLPPQAMDNLAKLQTLRLYENQLQDIPAGFLKKLSSLQEVALHSNKINTLSADTFSGNPYLQRVFLSNNEVETLPQGIFLNLPEITKLTLYGNALKELNSEVFGPMPKLKELWLYDNQLEVLTDNVFSNLTEIVLLVISKNRIHSISTHAFYGLKELQELSLHTNILTTLDQDVLKCLPKLQNISLHSNKIEYLPGALFKNMDTVMNIQLQNNSLENIPDGFFDSLVQLHEVKLYENPWKCDHNLLSLKNWISENMNKLGNHSQLVCTNPPFNGYPISELSEQQLTSQDFTEEPDLFQSTSNYDTSSPEKTYHTATMPSLTDTTMSHDSEDVSIADETLVPDDDAKDNGRVKMTGGVVIAIIVLCCIALVAAAIACILFNRRKKSHVVLMRMKQQNESNKNGEC; encoded by the coding sequence ATGAAGtggaatttattcatccatctaaTTGTCTCTTCGTTTGCAATAAATTTGGTTCATGGGCAGTGTCCAAGCGATTGTATATGTCCTAGGCCTGGCCAGGTGGATTGTTCTGGACCAGACATCTTAGTGATTCCGGATAACATTCCTCAGAACATCAGAACACTGCAGATAGTCAACACTGAAGTTACAGAGCTACCAAATGGCATTCTTCAGAACATGACTGCCTTATTGATTTTAAGGATTGAAAAAAATGAACTTTCTACCGTTGGATCCACAGCATTTCACAACCTAATATCTCTCCGATATCTCAGTCTGGCAAACAATAGACTACAAGAATTGCATGGCAATTTGTTTAAAGACTTGGCAAAACTGGAGACACTTATTTTGTCTAACAACCAAATCAATCAGATCCATCCTTCACTGTTTACAGCACTGAGTAATGTGAAAGATCTTCAGTTGCTGGGGAACAACCTGGAGTCCATACCAGTAGGAGTTTTTGACCAGATGAGTGGGCTTCTTAAACTAAATTTAGCTAAAAACAATATCAGATACTTACCTCCTCAAGCTATGGACAATCTCGCTAAACTTCAAACCCTTCGACTGtatgaaaaccagctgcaagaTATTCCAGCAGGCTTCTTAAAGAAACTTAGCAGCCTTCAGGAAGTTGCATTACATAGCAATAAAATCAACACACTCTCTGCAGATACCTTCTCCGGGAATCCATATTTACAGAGAGTGTTCTTATCAAACAATGAGGTTGAAACACTGCCACAGGGTATATTTCTGAATTTACCTGAGATCACCAAGTTAACACTATATGGAAATGCGCTAAAAGAGCTTAACTCAGAAGTATTTGGTCCTATGCCAAAGCTGAAAGAACTCTGGCTTTATGATAACCAACTTGAAGTACTTACAGATAATGTATTCAGTAACCTTACAGAGATAGTTCTGCTAGTTATAAGTAAGAACAGAATCCACTCCATCTCCACTCATGCTTTTTATGGACTGAAAGAACTTCAGGAGCTTTCACTGCACACCAATATTCTTACAACTTTGGACCAAGATGTTCTTAAATGTTTACCTAAGCTGCAGAATATTTCTcttcatagcaataaaattgaaTATCTCCCAGGTGCCCTCTTTAAAAACATGGACACTGTAATGAACATACAGCTGCAAAACAACTCATTGGAGAATATTCCAGATGGCTTTTTTGACTCGTTGGTACAGCTACACGAAGTCAAACTTTAtgaaaatccatggaaatgtgaccACAATCTCCTCTCTCTAAAAAACTGGATATCTGAAAACATGAATAAACTTGGCAACCATAGTCAACTAGTCTGCACCAACCCACCTTTCAATGGTTACCCAATTTCTGAACTAAGCGAGCAGCAGTTAACATCGCAGGATTTTACAGAGGAACCAGATTTGTTCCAGTCCACATCCAACTATGATACAAGTAGTCCTGAAAAAACATATCATACTGCCACTATGCCCAGCCTTACAGATACCACAATGAGTCACGATTCAGAGGATGTTTCCATAGCGGATGAAACACTTGTGCCAGATGATGACGCAAAAGACAATGGTAGAGTTAAAATGACGGGAGGCGTTGTAATCGCAATAATAGTTTTGTGCTGCATAGCACTTGTGGCTGCTGCCATTGCTTGCATACTATTCAACAGAAGGAAGAAAAGCCATGTGGTTCTTATGAGAATGAAACAACAGAATGAATCGAATAAAAATGGTGAATGTTAA